A stretch of Calditrichia bacterium DNA encodes these proteins:
- a CDS encoding LON peptidase substrate-binding domain-containing protein, whose product MNPTIIPIFPLNVVLFPGIPLPLHIFEERYKEMIHHCIETNAEFGVVLYEKSRVSQVGCSAIVQELLEEYEDGQMDILTEGIRRFHIERIIDEKSYLQAEVKFLPAAKSMPENKLLQKNAYLFLRKIMRFTDPQLNSELFRDADTLQLSHLIAASGGFSLDEKQRFLEMDDVPERLELMMADKKSVMERVRLHQLIKNAEFMEGNFSRN is encoded by the coding sequence ATGAACCCGACAATCATTCCCATATTTCCGCTAAATGTGGTGCTGTTTCCCGGCATTCCCTTACCGCTGCATATTTTTGAGGAACGCTATAAGGAAATGATTCACCACTGCATAGAAACCAACGCCGAATTTGGCGTTGTGCTATACGAAAAAAGCCGGGTTAGTCAGGTGGGATGTTCAGCAATTGTTCAGGAGTTGCTGGAAGAATATGAAGATGGCCAAATGGACATTCTCACCGAAGGCATTCGCCGGTTTCATATCGAACGGATTATCGATGAAAAAAGTTATCTGCAGGCGGAAGTCAAATTTTTACCGGCAGCTAAATCGATGCCGGAAAACAAGTTACTTCAGAAGAACGCCTATCTTTTTCTCAGAAAAATAATGCGATTTACCGACCCGCAATTGAACAGCGAACTGTTCCGCGATGCCGATACGCTGCAGCTCTCCCACCTTATCGCGGCATCCGGCGGATTTAGTCTGGATGAAAAACAGCGCTTTCTGGAAATGGACGATGTGCCCGAACGGCTGGAGCTGATGATGGCGGACAAAAAATCAGTGATGGAGCGCGTTCGGCTGCATCAACTGATTAAAAATGCTGAATTTATGGAAGGCAATTTCTCGCGAAACTAA